TTTTCAGGATTTATGGACAACTGGTTACCGCCAGGGAATTGTGAACCTGAACCAGCTGATTAAACTGGCAGATGCGCAAGGGAATACCAACTACAAAGGTGTTGCGCTCGTGTTGAGATCATGGATATTCGCATTGGAAACAGATGCTTATGGCGACGTTCCTTATTCACAGGCTGGTGATATCACTCAATTTCTGACACCAAAATATGATGCGCAAAGAGACGTATACCTGGGCATATTAAGTGATTTGAAAGCTGCGCAAGCGAGTTTGGACCCTGCTGGAAAAGCAATTTCAGGTGATGTTATTTATGCCAATTCAATTGCCAACTGGAAAAAATTCGCGAACTCTCTGCGTTTAAGAATCGCTTTACGTATTGCGGACCGTGAACCAGCTTTAGCGAAACAGGTAATTGCAGATATTCAAGCAGAAGGCGGAACTTATATCAGTTCGAATGCTGAAAATGCACAATTGAACTATAAAGCTTCTCCAAATCAAAATCCAATCAGCAATCTGTTTGATACCCGTGATGATTACCGGGTGAGTAAAACAATAGTAGATCAGTTAACTGCTTTAAATGACCCTCGCCTGCCTGTATATGCAAGTAAAGCAGTAAAGACACAACTTTATACTGGCGTACCTAATGGCTTGCTTACAGGCGATGCTGCGGCACTGGGATTAACCAGTACTTCAAAACCTGGTGCTTATTTTATTGCACCAACTGCGCCTGCTGTAATTATCAGTTATGCAGAAATATTATTTGACCGCGCAGAAGCTGCTGCCAGAGGTTTTACAAGTGAGAATGCAGCTGCACTTTATAGTCAGGCAGTAGAGGCTTCTTTATTACAATATGGTATTCCGGCAACGGATATTGCGACTTATAAAGCAAGAGCAGATGTTCAGTATGATGCTTCAAATTATAAAAAATCAATTGGAAACCAGAAGTGGATTGCCTTGTTTGGTCAGGGGCTGGAAGCTTTCGCAGAATGGAGAAGACTGGATTATCCAATTCTTACGCCTCCGGTTGCTGGTGCTTTGAATGGTAAGATACCGGTCAGGTTTATTTATCCGGGCAATGAGCAGTCTTTAAACCCTGATGGTTATAAAGCGGCAGTGGCACACCAGGGAACAGATGCTTTAACTACAAAACTTTGGTTTGATGTAAATTAAGTATCACAGCTATAAA
The DNA window shown above is from Pedobacter cryoconitis and carries:
- a CDS encoding SusD/RagB family nutrient-binding outer membrane lipoprotein; this encodes MKTKYIPLLLSGLLLITAASCKKDLTDTNIDPNNSQNAQPEFLLTAAIKNTSDTYWGTTNNMNSSLLFVQHWAKIQYTDPDRYIFSNTAFQDLWTTGYRQGIVNLNQLIKLADAQGNTNYKGVALVLRSWIFALETDAYGDVPYSQAGDITQFLTPKYDAQRDVYLGILSDLKAAQASLDPAGKAISGDVIYANSIANWKKFANSLRLRIALRIADREPALAKQVIADIQAEGGTYISSNAENAQLNYKASPNQNPISNLFDTRDDYRVSKTIVDQLTALNDPRLPVYASKAVKTQLYTGVPNGLLTGDAAALGLTSTSKPGAYFIAPTAPAVIISYAEILFDRAEAAARGFTSENAAALYSQAVEASLLQYGIPATDIATYKARADVQYDASNYKKSIGNQKWIALFGQGLEAFAEWRRLDYPILTPPVAGALNGKIPVRFIYPGNEQSLNPDGYKAAVAHQGTDALTTKLWFDVN